The following coding sequences lie in one Buchnera aphidicola (Stegophylla sp.) genomic window:
- the thrC gene encoding threonine synthase, which yields MKLYNLKNHNEQVNFLQAVNMGLGHKQGLFFPKHLPTIHPYELEKLLNMDFFTRSIKILSMFLKDEIKSTDLKQYVQNAFSFPGPRIVPVLKNISCCELFHGPTLAFKDFGARFMAQILSHINNSIMKNNKTTILTATSGDTGAAVAHAFYKIKNVNVIILYPHGKISKLQENLFCTLGHNITTISINGSFDKCQQLVKQAFNDQELRVKIGLNSANSINISRLLAQICYYFEAYALISQENRKQLVISIPCGNFGNLTAGLLAKSMGLPIKSFIAATNVNDTVPRFLSTGKWEPHHCISTISNAMDISRPNNWPRVQELFHRKQWKIKKLNFGSVSDSITKKTLSELKNHGYISEPHAAIAYRLLKHKLQHDEFGLFLGTAHPAKFKHIVDKILNENIQLPEELKKYSHLPLLSYYMKPNFNKLKKFLLLKQ from the coding sequence ATGAAACTATACAATTTAAAAAACCATAACGAACAAGTAAACTTTTTACAAGCTGTAAACATGGGTTTAGGGCATAAACAAGGATTATTCTTTCCAAAACATTTACCTACCATACATCCATATGAATTAGAAAAATTATTAAATATGGATTTCTTCACTAGAAGTATAAAAATTTTGTCTATGTTTCTTAAAGACGAAATTAAATCCACAGATCTAAAACAATATGTACAAAATGCCTTTTCATTCCCCGGACCTCGTATTGTTCCAGTATTAAAAAATATATCTTGTTGTGAATTGTTTCACGGTCCAACATTAGCATTCAAAGATTTTGGTGCTAGATTTATGGCACAAATATTATCTCATATAAATAATTCTATCATGAAGAATAACAAAACCACAATACTAACTGCAACATCTGGTGATACTGGAGCCGCAGTAGCTCATGCATTTTACAAAATAAAAAATGTTAACGTTATTATATTATATCCTCATGGTAAAATCAGTAAACTACAAGAAAATCTCTTTTGTACCTTAGGGCACAATATAACAACTATTTCAATTAATGGAAGTTTTGATAAATGCCAACAATTAGTTAAACAAGCTTTTAATGACCAAGAACTGAGAGTTAAAATAGGATTAAACTCTGCTAATTCTATTAATATCAGTAGATTACTTGCTCAAATATGTTATTATTTTGAAGCATACGCTTTAATTTCTCAAGAAAATAGAAAACAATTAGTTATTTCTATACCTTGTGGTAATTTTGGTAACTTAACAGCCGGTTTATTAGCTAAATCAATGGGATTACCTATTAAATCATTTATTGCAGCAACAAATGTTAATGATACTGTACCTAGATTTTTGAGCACTGGAAAATGGGAACCTCACCATTGTATTTCTACTATTTCTAATGCTATGGATATTAGTAGACCAAATAACTGGCCTAGAGTACAAGAACTTTTCCACCGAAAACAATGGAAAATAAAAAAACTAAATTTTGGAAGTGTATCAGATTCTATAACAAAAAAAACATTATCTGAATTAAAGAATCACGGATACATTTCTGAACCTCATGCAGCAATTGCATACAGATTACTAAAACATAAATTACAACATGACGAATTCGGTTTATTTTTAGGTACAGCACATCCAGCAAAATTTAAACATATTGTTGATAAAATATTAAATGAAAACATACAATTACCTGAAGAATTAAAAAAATATTCTCATTTACCTTTACTATCATACTATATGAAACCAAATTTTAATAAATTAAAAAAATTTTTGCTATTAAAACAATAA
- the thrB gene encoding homoserine kinase yields MIKIYSPASIGNLNVGFDVLGTALAPINGKLLGDCITIQSNQIFKLIIKGNFSFQLPKKIEQNIVWKCWHYFCKIIKKKILVLIILEKNMPIGSGLGSSACSIVSTLVAINKFCNKPLNQNKLIHLMGKIEGEISGEPHYDNVAPCYYGGLQLIIQENNLISQSIPFFKHWLWIIAWPGIKIPTSEARLILPNEYSKHTCIEHSRLLAGFIHALYTNQDHLALKLMKDIIAEPYRIKLIPKFITIKKKMLQLGAINFGISGSGPTIFMICDNKKIAIKITLWLENNYLKNKNGFVHICKIDTQGTRKIGL; encoded by the coding sequence ATGATAAAAATTTATTCACCTGCCTCTATCGGTAATCTTAATGTCGGATTTGATGTTTTAGGTACTGCATTAGCACCTATTAATGGAAAACTATTAGGTGATTGTATAACAATACAATCAAATCAAATATTCAAATTAATAATAAAAGGAAATTTTTCTTTTCAATTACCAAAAAAAATAGAACAAAATATTGTATGGAAATGTTGGCATTATTTTTGTAAAATTATAAAAAAAAAAATATTAGTTCTAATCATATTAGAAAAAAATATGCCAATTGGTTCAGGATTAGGATCAAGTGCATGTTCTATTGTATCCACTTTAGTAGCTATAAATAAATTCTGTAATAAACCCTTGAATCAAAATAAATTGATTCATCTTATGGGAAAAATTGAAGGAGAAATATCTGGAGAACCACATTACGATAACGTTGCTCCATGTTATTACGGAGGATTACAATTAATTATACAAGAAAATAATTTAATCAGTCAATCAATACCTTTTTTTAAACATTGGTTATGGATTATAGCTTGGCCTGGTATTAAAATACCTACATCAGAAGCAAGATTAATTTTACCTAACGAATATAGTAAACATACTTGTATTGAACACAGTCGTTTATTAGCAGGATTTATACATGCACTGTACACTAACCAAGATCATCTAGCATTAAAATTAATGAAAGATATAATCGCTGAACCTTATCGAATTAAATTAATTCCTAAATTTATAACTATTAAAAAAAAAATGTTACAATTAGGCGCCATAAATTTTGGTATATCAGGATCTGGACCAACTATATTTATGATCTGTGATAATAAAAAAATAGCCATTAAAATAACCTTATGGTTAGAAAATAATTATTTAAAAAATAAAAATGGATTTGTTCATATCTGTAAAATAGATACCCAAGGAACCAGAAAAATAGGATTATAA
- the thrA gene encoding bifunctional aspartate kinase/homoserine dehydrogenase I: MKTLKFGGTSLLNSKKFLDVSNIIEKKIKFENISVILSAPSKVTNYLENIIKFSIINKKTTNLFTELKNIFYELIRGIKKYQTNFNDIKVITKIDNEINNIQNMTQGIQILRQCPDNIYAIIISKGEILSTYIMNYILISKNYKVTTINPIQNILASTNYLNATVNILESKQRIQQLNIPKDHIILMPGFIAGNKNKELVILGRNGSDYSASVLSVCLQSNICEIWTDVDGIYTCDPRIVNNAQLLKSISYQEAITLSYFGAKVLHPKTILPLHISNIPCIIKNTSYPHHNGTKIYNTQIHHTYQPIPITGITYLNNIIIIKIKILQLNNINDIIKKILFLFSQKKINNIFTIQSPTENKITFHLLHQEYKKIKSSIINAFQLEIKNKILKPIKIIQNLKIISIIGNNIQKNKTLKTRIFYAIEHTDINTICITDKLSKHAISIITDNNNIEKNIKIIHNILLYNQKYIELFLIGIGGVGRALLKQIIKQKKYLQQKKINLNIFGIANSKNMLINTKKIDLNNWETNFHKKSQNFCIKKIIKTATNYRLFNPVIVDCTSSQEIPDFYPNILSHNIHIVTPNKKANTGTWEQYQKIKNISIEKNKKFLYETNVSAGLPIIETLKNLFLSGDKLISFKGILSGSLSFIFGKLEEGMSISEATKLAQKLGFTEPNPKDDLSGIDVARKLLIIARESGYQLELKDIQITSILPKNFLDIQDTKIFLSKLPELDIFFHRKYQIAHDKNKVLRFVGQIKNTGICQVKLSKIDIKDPLYNVKNGENALTIYSKYYNPIPLVLRGYGAGNQVTASGIFSDLIRTLS; this comes from the coding sequence ATGAAAACCTTAAAATTTGGTGGAACATCTTTATTAAATTCAAAAAAATTTCTTGATGTATCTAATATTATCGAAAAAAAAATAAAATTTGAAAATATTTCAGTAATATTATCTGCACCTTCCAAAGTAACTAATTATTTAGAAAACATTATTAAATTTTCAATAATAAATAAAAAAACTACAAATTTATTCACAGAATTAAAAAATATTTTTTATGAACTCATAAGAGGTATTAAAAAATATCAAACTAATTTTAACGATATAAAAGTAATTACAAAAATCGATAATGAAATAAATAATATTCAAAATATGACACAAGGTATACAAATATTACGTCAATGTCCAGATAATATATACGCAATAATTATATCTAAAGGTGAAATATTATCTACATATATAATGAATTATATACTTATTTCAAAAAATTATAAAGTCACTACTATAAATCCCATACAAAATATATTAGCTTCTACAAACTACTTAAATGCTACAGTAAATATTTTAGAATCTAAGCAACGTATTCAACAATTAAATATACCAAAAGATCATATTATATTAATGCCAGGATTTATTGCTGGAAATAAAAATAAAGAACTAGTAATATTAGGAAGAAATGGATCAGACTATTCTGCTTCAGTATTATCTGTATGTTTACAATCAAACATATGCGAAATTTGGACGGATGTTGATGGAATTTATACATGCGATCCTAGAATCGTAAACAATGCACAATTATTAAAATCCATTTCATATCAAGAAGCAATAACATTATCATATTTTGGAGCCAAAGTATTACATCCAAAAACTATATTACCTTTACACATATCAAATATACCATGTATAATAAAAAATACTTCTTACCCCCATCATAATGGAACAAAAATTTACAATACTCAAATACATCATACATACCAACCAATACCAATAACAGGAATTACATATCTTAATAACATAATCATCATTAAAATTAAAATACTTCAATTAAATAATATTAATGACATTATAAAAAAAATACTATTTTTGTTCTCACAAAAAAAAATAAATAACATATTTACAATACAATCTCCAACAGAAAATAAAATTACTTTTCATTTACTTCATCAAGAATATAAAAAAATTAAATCCTCAATTATAAATGCATTTCAACTAGAAATAAAAAATAAAATATTAAAACCTATTAAAATTATCCAAAATTTAAAAATCATATCTATTATTGGTAATAATATACAAAAAAACAAAACATTAAAAACAAGAATATTTTATGCTATAGAACATACTGATATTAATACTATATGTATTACTGATAAATTATCTAAACACGCTATTTCAATAATTACTGATAATAATAATATTGAAAAAAATATTAAAATTATACATAATATTCTATTATATAATCAAAAATATATTGAATTATTTTTAATTGGTATTGGTGGTGTAGGAAGAGCGTTACTTAAACAAATAATAAAACAAAAAAAATATTTACAACAAAAAAAAATAAATCTTAACATTTTTGGTATTGCTAATTCCAAAAATATGTTAATTAATACCAAAAAAATCGATTTAAATAATTGGGAAACAAATTTTCACAAAAAAAGTCAAAATTTTTGTATAAAAAAAATTATTAAAACAGCAACAAATTATCGTTTATTCAATCCAGTAATCGTTGATTGTACCTCTAGTCAAGAAATACCTGATTTTTACCCTAATATATTATCTCATAATATTCATATCGTAACACCAAATAAAAAAGCCAATACAGGAACTTGGGAACAATATCAAAAAATAAAAAATATATCAATAGAAAAAAACAAAAAATTTCTTTACGAAACAAATGTTAGCGCCGGATTACCTATAATAGAAACATTAAAAAATTTATTTCTTTCAGGAGATAAATTAATCAGTTTTAAAGGCATATTATCAGGTTCTTTATCATTCATTTTTGGTAAACTAGAAGAAGGTATGTCTATATCTGAAGCTACTAAATTAGCACAAAAATTAGGATTTACAGAACCAAACCCAAAAGATGACCTATCAGGAATAGATGTTGCAAGAAAATTGTTAATTATTGCAAGAGAATCAGGATATCAATTAGAATTAAAAGATATACAAATTACCTCAATATTACCAAAAAATTTTTTAGATATCCAAGATACAAAAATATTTCTATCTAAATTACCAGAATTAGATATATTTTTTCATCGAAAATATCAGATAGCACATGATAAAAATAAAGTATTACGATTTGTAGGTCAAATCAAAAATACTGGTATATGTCAAGTGAAACTATCTAAAATTGATATTAAAGATCCATTATATAATGTCAAAAATGGAGAAAATGCATTAACAATTTATAGTAAATATTATAATCCTATTCCATTAGTATTAAGAGGTTATGGTGCAGGAAATCAAGTAACAGCTTCTGGAATTTTTTCTGATCTAATACGAACATTATCATAA
- the dksA gene encoding RNA polymerase-binding protein DksA: protein MNIIKKNNTSSLSILTIAGVYPYKQKKNEKYMNDNQIIHFKKILYAWKKQINKKIKNTLLYSNNKFNNLPDMIDRAVQEEEFSLELKNQYRENKTIIKIERTLIKIKNENFGYCELCNTEIGIKRLEAKPTASLCIDCQSLSEIKNKQRIKLSF, encoded by the coding sequence ATGAATATTATAAAAAAAAATAATACATCTTCATTAAGTATTTTAACTATAGCAGGTGTTTACCCATATAAACAAAAAAAAAATGAAAAATACATGAACGATAATCAAATTATACATTTTAAAAAAATTCTATATGCATGGAAAAAACAAATCAATAAAAAAATAAAAAATACTTTACTATATTCAAATAATAAATTTAATAATCTTCCTGATATGATTGATCGAGCGGTACAAGAAGAAGAATTCAGTTTAGAATTAAAAAATCAATATCGAGAAAACAAAACAATTATAAAAATTGAAAGAACATTAATAAAAATAAAAAATGAAAATTTTGGATATTGTGAATTATGTAATACTGAAATAGGTATTAAACGATTAGAAGCAAAACCAACAGCCAGTCTATGTATTGATTGTCAATCATTATCAGAAATAAAAAATAAACAAAGAATCAAATTATCATTTTAA
- the truA gene encoding tRNA pseudouridine(38-40) synthase TruA has translation MKYNVYNFKDKYIKTIKFAIGIEYDGSNYHGWQYQQNGILNIQYELERAISLVADHKVHVICSSRTDAGVHSIGQVVHFYTIAKRKNISWILGINNYLPRDISVQWIKQVCDKFHARYSAISRSYRYVIYNCEYRSSIFRHQTSCLYNTLNIKLMYQASRCLIGEHDFTSFQAKQCQSKIPYRRIIYMNIFQYKMFIFFDIVANSFLHHMVRNIVGCLIQIGIMKKKVGWIQYLLFKQDRSFCAPTSSPSGLYLFSVNYPDYFHIPMRYF, from the coding sequence ATGAAATATAATGTTTACAATTTTAAGGATAAATATATAAAAACGATAAAATTTGCTATTGGAATAGAATATGACGGTAGTAATTATCATGGATGGCAATATCAACAAAATGGAATATTAAATATTCAGTACGAATTAGAAAGAGCAATTTCTTTAGTTGCTGATCATAAAGTTCATGTCATATGTTCTAGCAGAACTGATGCAGGAGTACATAGTATTGGCCAGGTAGTGCATTTTTATACTATTGCAAAAAGAAAAAATATATCTTGGATTTTGGGTATTAATAATTATTTACCACGTGACATTTCTGTACAATGGATTAAACAAGTTTGTGATAAATTTCATGCACGATATAGTGCGATATCACGAAGTTATCGATATGTTATATATAATTGTGAGTATAGGTCGTCTATTTTTAGACATCAAACTAGTTGTTTATATAATACTTTGAATATTAAATTAATGTATCAGGCTAGTCGATGTCTTATTGGTGAACATGATTTTACATCTTTCCAAGCGAAACAATGTCAATCAAAAATACCTTATAGAAGAATTATTTATATGAATATTTTTCAGTATAAAATGTTTATATTTTTTGATATAGTGGCTAATTCTTTTTTACACCATATGGTAAGGAATATTGTAGGTTGTTTAATACAAATTGGTATCATGAAAAAAAAAGTTGGATGGATTCAATATCTTTTATTTAAACAAGATCGTAGTTTTTGTGCACCTACTTCTAGTCCTTCGGGATTATATTTGTTTTCAGTAAATTATCCTGATTATTTTCATATTCCTATGAGGTATTTTTAA
- the secA gene encoding preprotein translocase subunit SecA — MLLRLLKLMFGSRNDRILNELYSIVNHINSLEKYVVKLSDQELQNKTVLFKNDLQNGKILDDLLPEAFAVVRESSKRILNMRHFDVQILGGIVLHNKCIAEMYTGEGKTLTSILSIYLNALNGNGVHVVTMNEYLCKRDAEKHRMLFEFLGLTVGLNMSGLSIADKKKVYSSDIIYGTHNEFCFDYLRDNMVFSNQDCVQNQLNYVLIDEVDSILIDEARTPVVLSGASVNRSEIYRKINDIVLYLTMQKKYNIQCSNKIGHFHIDEETRQINLTEYGFRIVEKFLYDSCLIHNNDSLYSSYNIILIQNVIDALRAHNIFQKNVDYIIQDNKVVIVDEYTGRLMGHYRWSDGLHQAIEAKEKLKIFSENQILASITFQNYFKLYKKISGMTGTASTEMLEFSYIYDLDTIIIPTNRSIIRKDYSDVLYITVQEKYDAIVKDIQKCVFINQPVLVGTISIEKSEMISRRLFQLGIENNVLNAKNVIEEAKIISQAGKLSSVTISTNMAGRGTDIVLGGNKKLRMECHSDQEYKMHQLSWKREHDLVILSGGLHIIGTERYESRRIDNQLRGRSGRQGDPGSSRFYLSMDDTLIRIFIPNKIKIMIRRLGIKVGCSLENSWITKAIYHAQKKIENQNFEIRKQLLEYDNILNEQRKVIYKKRYEIISTKNISFLIQNILRDVILNIINIYCPNNIFYKKWKIIDMVQILKTDFHLIFSIIYLNKHINFSNRIIFNKIYQVIKKKYYFHKMKDSFLNIYDIERRIMLFYLDKLWKEHLLSLEYLKRSIHLRSYAQKEPKQEYIRESFIMFTNMLNTLKHEVVLRIFEKIFFFKMFVKIIV; from the coding sequence ATGTTACTTAGATTATTAAAATTAATGTTTGGTAGTCGCAATGATAGAATACTAAATGAATTGTATAGTATTGTAAATCATATTAATAGTTTAGAAAAATATGTAGTTAAATTATCAGATCAAGAACTTCAGAATAAAACAGTATTATTTAAAAATGATTTACAGAATGGTAAAATTTTAGATGATTTATTACCAGAAGCTTTTGCGGTAGTACGTGAATCAAGTAAACGAATATTAAATATGCGTCATTTTGATGTTCAGATATTAGGGGGTATTGTTTTACATAATAAATGTATTGCTGAGATGTATACTGGTGAAGGGAAAACATTAACTTCGATATTGTCTATATATTTAAATGCATTGAATGGTAATGGTGTTCATGTTGTTACAATGAATGAGTATTTATGTAAACGTGATGCTGAAAAACACAGGATGTTATTTGAGTTTCTTGGTTTAACAGTAGGATTAAATATGTCAGGTTTGTCTATTGCAGACAAAAAAAAAGTGTATTCATCTGATATTATTTATGGTACACATAATGAGTTTTGTTTTGATTATTTACGCGATAATATGGTTTTTTCTAATCAGGATTGTGTACAAAATCAATTAAATTATGTTTTAATTGATGAAGTGGATTCGATATTGATTGATGAAGCCCGTACTCCTGTAGTACTTTCTGGTGCATCTGTTAATCGTTCTGAAATATATAGGAAAATTAATGATATTGTGTTGTATTTAACTATGCAAAAAAAATATAATATACAATGCAGTAATAAGATTGGACATTTTCATATTGATGAAGAAACTAGACAAATAAATTTAACAGAATATGGTTTTAGAATTGTGGAAAAATTTTTATATGATAGTTGTTTAATACATAACAATGATTCATTATATTCTTCTTACAATATTATTCTCATTCAAAATGTTATTGATGCTTTACGTGCACATAATATTTTTCAAAAAAATGTTGATTATATTATTCAAGATAATAAAGTTGTTATAGTAGATGAATATACTGGTCGTTTAATGGGGCATTATCGTTGGTCAGATGGTTTACATCAAGCCATCGAAGCAAAGGAAAAATTAAAAATATTTAGTGAAAATCAAATATTAGCATCTATAACGTTTCAAAATTATTTTAAGTTATATAAAAAAATTTCTGGTATGACTGGAACAGCATCTACTGAAATGTTAGAATTTAGTTATATTTATGATTTAGATACAATTATTATACCGACTAATCGTTCGATAATTCGAAAAGATTACTCTGATGTTCTGTATATTACTGTACAAGAAAAATATGATGCTATTGTTAAGGATATACAAAAATGCGTGTTTATAAATCAACCTGTTTTAGTAGGAACAATATCAATTGAAAAGTCAGAAATGATTTCAAGACGGTTGTTTCAGTTAGGGATTGAGAACAATGTTTTAAATGCTAAAAATGTTATTGAAGAAGCTAAAATTATATCACAAGCTGGTAAGTTGAGTTCAGTAACTATTTCCACTAATATGGCTGGTAGAGGTACTGATATAGTTTTAGGTGGAAATAAAAAATTGCGAATGGAATGTCATTCTGATCAGGAATATAAAATGCATCAGTTATCTTGGAAACGTGAACATGATTTAGTAATTTTGTCCGGTGGTTTACATATTATTGGTACAGAACGGTATGAGTCACGTCGTATTGATAATCAGTTAAGGGGTCGATCAGGACGTCAAGGTGATCCTGGTTCATCACGTTTTTATTTATCAATGGATGATACATTAATACGTATTTTTATACCGAATAAAATTAAAATTATGATAAGAAGATTAGGAATAAAAGTAGGATGTTCTTTAGAAAATTCATGGATTACCAAGGCTATTTATCATGCACAAAAGAAAATAGAAAATCAGAATTTTGAAATTCGTAAACAATTGTTAGAATATGATAATATTTTAAATGAACAAAGAAAAGTTATTTATAAAAAGAGATATGAAATAATTAGTACAAAAAATATTAGTTTTTTAATTCAAAATATTTTACGGGATGTTATATTAAATATTATAAATATATATTGTCCGAATAATATATTTTATAAAAAATGGAAAATTATCGATATGGTACAGATTTTAAAAACTGATTTTCACTTAATATTTTCTATTATATATCTTAATAAACATATAAATTTTTCTAATAGAATTATTTTTAATAAAATATATCAAGTAATTAAAAAAAAGTATTATTTTCATAAAATGAAAGATAGTTTTTTAAATATTTATGATATTGAGCGAAGGATTATGTTATTTTATTTAGATAAATTATGGAAAGAGCATTTATTATCTTTAGAATATTTAAAACGAAGTATTCATTTAAGAAGTTATGCACAGAAAGAACCTAAACAAGAATATATTCGGGAATCGTTTATTATGTTTACAAATATGTTAAATACATTAAAACATGAGGTTGTTTTACGTATTTTTGAAAAAATTTTTTTTTTTAAAATGTTTGTTAAAATTATTGTTTAA